Below is a window of Nicotiana tabacum cultivar K326 chromosome 19, ASM71507v2, whole genome shotgun sequence DNA.
GTAGCATGCATCAAGTTTTCCtgataaaagaaaagaggtaagTATTTTGAGATTAAATCCACAAAgagaatttatatataaaaatataagaacaTGTAGGTACCTTTTCATCCATAAATATTATATTCAAGCCAATCAACTCTCTTTTTTCTTGGGACTAAAAGAATCCCACATTCTACAAATTCTAACCCTTATCAACCAATCAGAAGAACCAATGTTGAAAGTAAAGAGTATGACATTCtaagaaaataatgaaaagcAAGAGAAAGCAATTTCATTCTCCTCTAATTAATATGCCATGAATAATGACAAATTTGTTCTCTAATTCGTAACGTCGCTAAAAGTTAAAAGATTGCGTTGAGCAAAAAGctttaaattattatatttcctacagggaaaatccaaaaaaaaaaaaaaagaggacaaAAATAATGATCCAACCAAATTAAATGTTTGTATAACAAAAACACCTTCCATAACATAAGGGTCAAAGAAAGGGGCAAAAGCTTCAGCAATTCAGTATTCAAACATATCATCATGTTTCTGGAAATCCTAACCAAGTTAAGTAGATTGATAAGAAAAATAAACTCAATTCTAAAGCGACAAACTGATTAAAAAGTTTAGTAGAGAATTATACAGAAAATTCTCACCATGCATGAATGAAGACGGTTGTGATGATAAAAGATTAGAATCTGTAAACTCCTCCCCGTGTGGTGATCAGAGCGGCATGTTAAATATGTTACAATAGTCGTCATTGAAGGTAAAAGTATTTAGAGAATTAATAATAGGGACTTTTGGACTTTCTAAACTGAAAAGGAGTTGGGTAGAAAGATGAGTAATGGACTAACAGAGGTGTAATTAGGGAGAATATAATTAAGtgacttttgaatattttaatataGCACATAAATAGAGGAAAAtggaaaaatgccaaaaatttgagaaaaaagataaatgtgATTCTTGGCCAAAGAGACATGCCACCTCACTTTTTTATTCctctcttttatatatatactagtcaTGAAATTGCCATTCGCCGAGGTCGTGGCAGCAGGAGTAATATTGTTGATTTGATCGTGTTCAATCGCCATTGTTGACTGGGAATTGGCTTCACAGAACACAATTTGCAAACCCTAGCTTCGATCAAGAAATGCTCCGAGATAATTCAGCACCTCAAATTGCAGTATTGAAGCAATCTAGATGAAGAGACTTGTTCGCAAACTTGCTTAGATCCACACcgatggctctgataccatgctaACAGCCATGGAAATGATGATCAAAGCTAACGCGACGGAAGAATCTAggagaaaatgaaagaagaatgagagaagaagagaacCAGCTCACTTCATTTTTCCAAAAGCTATGTTCTATACAATAACCTATAGTATTTAACAAACTAACCGCCTCTAACACTAACCGACTTTCACTAACTTCTAACTAACTAACTCTAGCTAATATTACACTTAAACTTAACTGTAGTTAGCTATCAGCTTGCCACTTAGCTGCTAGCCAACAAAATATTACGATTACGATTAATCTTACAACTATCTAGCTATTATAACTTATTCGTGAACCAAATGGCCACCCCCAAGTAGAATTATTCTATTTCCAAATACCATGGTATTTGCTTTTTGAATATTTGAATAGAAACTTGATATTGCCCAACATTTAAACGCAAAAAGGAAAATATGACAACAAATGCACACCAACAAAATGCATGGATAATGAGATTATTAACGGCATAAGTTATAAGTGCATGAATTAAATTTGTCAATTCTATTGCAACTTACTCTAGAATTTCATCCCTTGTGGCTGGTTTTGCGCCAAATATAATGTCCTAGTGTTGATGTCTTGCatgtacaaaaaaataaaagattatcattatttctaACGGAGtgaacagaaaataataaaaGGTGATTAATAACTGGAAAATAATCATTTATTCAAGTATTTTTTTCTTGTGGATTAATATTGTACCCCACACTGCAATTGCACAAAAATCTGGGTATTTCAAATGGCACGGTTGTGAGTTACCGGAAGAAAACGACGGCAACACATATCTATTGATTTCTTGCAACTATAAAAACAGAAAATAACGTAGCATCAATATTTCTAAAGGAGCAAAGCACTTATACCTAATAATAACAATGGAGCTGAAAACAAAAAGGCATGAAATCCACTAACAGATACAAAACCAAGCTAAAGATGAGTCTCTATATACAGTGGTGGACTAATGTTTTATGTTTAATAACGGAGAACCTGTTCAATTCGCTTAATTAATTGATGGGCCGTTTTCGTCTTCAAATTGATTGTAGAATTTGTTTAGTCATTCTCtctaaaaagaaaaagcaaatatataatttaagcCTTTCATAAATGACAGTAATGGGGATGACATAAATATGATATATTTAATATTGTACAGATTTTTTAGACATCAAATAATAGATAAAAGtcagaaaaaggagaaaatagataGAGCATTTTCTTGAGCTATGAGATGTGCCACATTATCTTTCCTATTCCTAGCGCGCgcctctctctatatatatatatatatagatatatgttTTAACATATATATAGAATCTTAAAAGACAAGTAATATGGGCTAAAACCTAGAAGGACAGAAGGAGTACTAGATTTACGGTAATTACTTAATAAGTACAATACTTAGTATAATATTTACACGTCTATCCCATGTTTTAtttctcattaaaaaccttaaaTTGCATTGCTTCAAATATGTTTTTCACAGACAAAGGAAAGATCTGGCGGCATCAATCACTTTTGATTTCGAATTTTTATGTAGAGTACTATTTTGGCAACTGAAATTTCACCCCAAAGTTTGAAATAGTACTGCAGCTTTGTTTCTACAACTGATTTTATGAGTGCTTTATTGCTCTATCATATCAGAACCAGACACACTTGCCTTCACAACAAGCTCTGCGCTTTGAACATTTACTTCAGCACAATCTCAGTCCAATGCAGACAACAGCAGCCCATAACCCGCCCCTTTCAATGCCTACAGCACCACCAAGAACCAGAAATCTCTGGGTTTCATCAAAAGGGcttctccaaaatcacccaacaaattGTTGGAAGGGCAGTTCATGCAGTTTGTCTAAAGGAAGAACCCCATTTGAGCATTTTCCATTACAACACTTTGATCAGTATGTATTCGAAATTTGGGAACACCGAAGCTGCTCGTAATATGATATCTGGGTATGTTAGGATGGGTCTTTACTGGAATGCTGTAATTCTTTTTGTTGAAATGTGGGGTTTTGGAATTCAACCAAACGGGTATTTTATAGCTAGCTTGTTGACTGCATTCAGTAGATTGGAAAATATGGTTTTGGAAGGATTTCAAATTCATGGATTGGTTATGAAATATGGTTTGTTGAATGATGTTTTTGTGGGCACTTCTTTTCTCCATTTTTATGGTGTATATGGACTACCTTTTAGTGCTAAAACACTGTTTGAGGAAATGCCTGAGAGGAATGTTGTTACTTGGACTTCCTTGATGGTTGCATATTCAGATAATGGTTACCCAGAGGTGGTAATAGATCTATACCAAAGAATGAGACATGAAGAGGTGTCTGGTAATGAAAACACATGTACTGCTGTTATTAGTTCTTCCATAGCTCTTGATGATGATTTTTTGGGTCATCAAGTGCTAGGTCAGGTTGTAAAGTCGGGATTTCAAGACAATGTTTCTGTATCAAATTCTCTTATTTCAATGTTCGGTAGTTTTGGTTGCATTGAAGATGCCTCTTATATCTTCGAGGGCATGATCGACCGTGACACTATATCGTGGAATTCGATAATTTCAGCACTAGCATATAACCAATTGTACGAGAAAGCGTTCAGGTCCTTTTCTGAAATGCGTCATGTTCACGACGATGTCAATTCAACGACACTTTCTGCATTGTTATCTGTTTGTGGAACTATTGATTGCCTAAACATAGGGAGAGGTGTTCATGGTTTGTCATTGAAATCGGGATGGGATTCTAATATTTGTGTCTGTAATACTCTTCTCTCCATGTATTTGGAGGCTTCGAGGCCCAAAGATGCGGAAAGTTTGCTCTTCGCCATGCCAGCAAAGGATGTGATTTCGTGGAACTCCATGATGGCTGGTTATGTTTTAATAAGTAAGTACTTCAAGGCTTTGGAAGTGTTCGCTGAACTGCTTCACTTGCAAAGAACAGTTAACTATGTGACTTTCGCTAGTGCTTTGGCTGCGTGTTCAGATGGTCAATTGCTTGATGAAGGAAAAACTGTTCATGCTCTTTTAATTGTTCATGGGCTCCATGACAATTTAATAGTTGGCAATGCATTGGTCACCATGTATGGAAAGTGTGGTATGATGTGGGAGGCTAAAAAGGTATTTCAAAAAATTCCTGACAAGGAATTAGTCACTTGGAATGCATTGATTGGTGGCTATGCAGATAATAAGGACACACTTGAGACAGTGAGAAATTTTAAGTCAATGAGAGAGGAAGAGAATTCTCCAAATTACATTACTTTGATTAATGTTCTTGGTTCTTGCTCAACTGAAACTGAGCTGCTGAAGTATGGCATGCCATTGCATGGACATATAATTCTGACTGGTTTTGAGACAAATGAATACATAAGGAACTCTCTCATAACAATGTATGCGGACTGTGGTGATCTCCATTCAAGTAATCTTATCTTTGATGCACTACTAAATAAGACATCAGTGACCTGGAATGCTATGCTTGCCGCCAATGCTCGTCTTGGTCTCTGGGAGGAAGCGTTGAAACTTCTTCTCCAGATGCAAAGGGAAAAACTGAAGTTTGACCAATTCAGCCTCTCTGCTGCACTATCGGCTGCAGCAAACTTGGCATCATTGGAAGAGGGTCAACAGATTCACTGTTTAGCTACTAAACTTGGGTTTGACTCAAATTCTTTTGTTGGAAATGCTACAATGGATATGTATGGGAAATGTGGTGAAATAAATGATGTTCTGAAAATATTCCCCGAACCAAATATGCGTCCAAGATTGTCTTGGAATGTATTAATATCTGTTTTTGCCAGACATGGATTTTTCCAGAAAGCTAGGGATACTTTTCACGATATGGTAAAGCAAGGTTCAAAGCCAGACCATGTCACTTTTGTCTCTCTTCTATCAGCCTGTAGTCATGGTGGTCTAGTAGATGAAGGTCTTAGATATTTTTCTTCTATGACTTCTGAATTTGGAGTCCCGGCTGGCATAGAGCACTGTGTTTGCGTAGTAGACCTTCTTGGAAGATCTGGAAGGTTCCCTGAAGCCATAGCTTTTATTAAAGAAATGCCAGTGCCACCAAACGACTTTGTTTGGAGAAGCTTGTTGGCAGCATGCAGGATGCACGGAAATACAGAACTAGGAAAGGTAGCAGCCGAAAATCTTCTGAAATCTAACCCATCGGATGACTCAGCTTATGTTCTTTATTCAAATATCTGTGCAACTTCGGGGAGGTGGCAGGACGTTCAGAATGTGAGAGCTGAAATGGAATCACATAAAGTGAAAAAGCAGCTTGCTTGCAGTTGGGTCAAGTTAAAGAACCAAATTTGCACCTTTGGGATCGGAGACTTGTCTCACCCGGAGTCAGAGCAAATATACAGGAAGTTGACAGAGCTGAGAAAGAAGATTCAGGAGGCCGGTTATATTGCTGATACAAGCTTTGCCTTGCATGACACTGATGAAGAACAGAAGGAGCACAATTTATGGATGCATAGTGAAAGACTTGCACTAGCATATGGTTTGATTAGTACTCTTGAAGGTTCAACTCTTCGAATATTTAAGAACCTTAGAGTCTGTGGCGATTGCCATTCAGTTTTCAAGTTCGTAAGCAGCATTGTTAGGAGGGAAATCATATTGAGGGATCCTTATCGGTTTCACCATTTTAGTGGTGGCCAATGTTCTTGTGGTGATTACTGGTGATAATGGTGTTAGTAAAACCGAGGAGTGCCACTGATTCCGTCTCATTAAATCTTCCAAAGCAAAAACAGCCTAAGAGCTACACTAGTATTCCCATTTAGTTGTGGAATTTCAGCCATGGTCCGTGGGGAACCAAAAGGccaaatataaagaaataaaagtcTGCAAAAGAATTATCAGTAGATATCTACATGGATAGAAACAGATAAATGAACACAGGGCAAATGATTTGAACTCAGTAAAAGCATACTTGCGAAAATAGGGAGGATGACAGGAACTGACCCAATTGGAGCAGTTAAGGACCTTGACATAAAAGACTGATAAGGAAAAAGTTCCATGGTATGCAACAAAACAAGCTTAGAATATATATCAAGCTTATTCCGGTAATTCTGTTACtggatctctctctctctctctcactggTCTAAGCGTGTTGAAGGCAATAGGCATGGCTTAGAATTAATTGGATTCtagttgtcacaccccttttctatcCCAAAAAGATATGTATGTTATGGATTATTGGGTTAAAAGAGTTTTTCCATTTGAAGTGATAAATTTGAgtaggattattttatttacaaagtCGCCACTTAGAATTGATTTTTCGGTATTTCAAGTCACATTTTATTTGAATCTCTAATCAAAGTAAGGCTTGACTTTATttttattggtctgcaaaaataaagttcgggtaaggaattctgttgaccgaggagaaggtgtaaggcattccccgagtcccatggttctagcacggtcgctttattggcttaaacttgacttaaattaatttttgaacaaactgtgatttatatgattttcctatgtccgcttttattgcttgattattaGAATTATTAAAGAATGACTTGGATAATATTACGTTGTCATaaccacgctacgcaagcgaatgcgtgatcgaaaataaaatttaattaacttaTCATAATCGCGCCTCGCAAGTGATTCCGAAATCATGACAATCAACTATttgtagtacttttgagaaattaCTACCTTTGTGCTTGAGGAAATTAGTttagaaaattattaaatttcactattgcgctacgcaagcgaattcACGATTATAGCAAGAGATTAATtaaattaggaattaattaagatattgagattattaaattaatttatgaaGTGTTAAACATCACACTACGCCAGCGAATCTGTGAAAAAAGTTAAAGTGCGCCTACTAGTTGTCCAGCGTTTAAATTAATTACTAAGGAGATTAAGTTTTcatattattataattataaagGAAAAAAATCTAATTCTTATTGAAATTATATGGTGGAAACATGACACTTGAAAgtttggtccaacttgttatattaaAGAGTGGGCAAACTTTGTTATCTTACtgtattaaaagcacgaaggtcatTAGCGAAATACCGTTCGCattttttacccttaaaaaatCGACTTTACActagataaaattataatttaagttgTCTTCCTAATATTTAAGAATAAACATTCAATTACCATTTatgctaatttttctaaagttagaactttaaaatcaactagAATTTTATTTGTTAATCTTCCCTTATAAGATTGTAGGTATTACAATTTTATTTGGAATAGGAAGACTTGATTTTAATACACTAAAGACTTGTgtttcaaaaggaaaaacaataCTAGCTTTTTACCACGTCTAATCTCCATATAATTTGTAGGATTTCAAATTAAAACgctaagaaaaaagagaagattaATCAAGTATCCTACTAAATTGATTAATTTCTATAATACACAATAACTTACAtatttatctatctatattaaaagcacgaagacccttaATGAAATATTATTCGCGTTTTTTaccatttaaaattaaattttacaTTAGACAAAATCATAATTTAGTTATTATCGTAATATATAATACTTTGAAATCAACCAATTTGGTTATAAAATCTTTCTTGTGTTGAATTATGTAGggagtcctaatatttaggactttaatataaatattaaagGAAGCTCGGTGTACTAAACTCCCCATATGTGTGAAGTTCGGGTAAGTGTCGGACCACAAAGATCTATTATTATTTACTTATATTGTTTGGGAGAAATAACATTATTACATTGTCTTAACATAAATATCGTTTGGGAGAAATAACAATATTACATTGTCTTTTGCTTATATTTATTTACGCCAATTTCTATATGAAATATGTTTGAACCTATAATTCTAAGAGGGGGATACTATATATTCCTACTATTAAATTAAGATGTACGTActtaattaactatttttttaataattaaatataatttttaaatattatgcgAAAACATCGATGAAGAGAAAAAGATGTTATTCGAGTAAGATGgagtttaaaaataatatctcTATTTTCTATACCATTGTAAAGGTACAAATCCCGAAtgcaaataataataaattattttttaaatttttatttaataactcaaatatattatttaataatatttacgtaattttttaaaattatatactcATTGATATAGGTACACGCGCAAGCGCGTACCCTAAGGCTAGTTAAAAGAAAAACGGGCCAACCCTTATTGGTATTGGCCCAACTACGTAAACATTGCGTGGGGTAGTcactttttaaagtggtatttactttttatccagcaTTTTTAATGCCGAGCAAAAGTAGCCACTAGTCTatcaaaattaatataaaaagacGGTGTTAcccttttttctatcttttttcctTTCCAAACGAAAATGCAGTATTTATACCGGCGACTGCGTTTCTTCTCATTCTCAAGTGGATTCAGTTGGAAGTTCTAATGTTAAAATGATTCATGTTCCAGACTAGTCTATACTCAATATGATTCATTTATCTTTTTCTTGATCTTGGCACAAATGTTTAATAACAGTTGCTTTCATTGGGGGCAAGTACTTCTATAAGATTCATTTTTCAGGatgagaaaataaataaataaaaggaattgTGTCCTTGGTTATCGAAATAGTTAAGGGACTTGCACATCAGCATTACTATAGCATTCACTAATTTTGATTGCTTTGGAATGAGCAttcaaattttgactttttgatcaAACCATTCCCAATATTGGCTATCGAATTTCAGGACTAACGGTATGGAAAATTTCATAGCAACAGATTTGCCAAAAGACTTGGAATAATTCTCTTATCTCACTATCATCACAGATCGTCTCATACAAATCATGTCCTGTTGATCAAACCTGATAAAAGTTAACCAATGTTTGCCTCTATTTTTCACCACCAAACTGTCTACTTGCCTTTTCGCGACCTTCGTTAGATCAACAATAGCAATGCTTATTCGCTTGATTGAGAAGATGATGGAGTGATCCTGGATTGTTTTCGTAATTCACCATTGCA
It encodes the following:
- the LOC107779411 gene encoding pentatricopeptide repeat-containing protein At3g26782, mitochondrial-like, with the translated sequence MSALLLYHIRTRHTCLHNKLCALNIYFSTISVQCRQQQPITRPFQCLQHHQEPEISGFHQKGFSKITQQIVGRAVHAVCLKEEPHLSIFHYNTLISMYSKFGNTEAARNMISGYVRMGLYWNAVILFVEMWGFGIQPNGYFIASLLTAFSRLENMVLEGFQIHGLVMKYGLLNDVFVGTSFLHFYGVYGLPFSAKTLFEEMPERNVVTWTSLMVAYSDNGYPEVVIDLYQRMRHEEVSGNENTCTAVISSSIALDDDFLGHQVLGQVVKSGFQDNVSVSNSLISMFGSFGCIEDASYIFEGMIDRDTISWNSIISALAYNQLYEKAFRSFSEMRHVHDDVNSTTLSALLSVCGTIDCLNIGRGVHGLSLKSGWDSNICVCNTLLSMYLEASRPKDAESLLFAMPAKDVISWNSMMAGYVLISKYFKALEVFAELLHLQRTVNYVTFASALAACSDGQLLDEGKTVHALLIVHGLHDNLIVGNALVTMYGKCGMMWEAKKVFQKIPDKELVTWNALIGGYADNKDTLETVRNFKSMREEENSPNYITLINVLGSCSTETELLKYGMPLHGHIILTGFETNEYIRNSLITMYADCGDLHSSNLIFDALLNKTSVTWNAMLAANARLGLWEEALKLLLQMQREKLKFDQFSLSAALSAAANLASLEEGQQIHCLATKLGFDSNSFVGNATMDMYGKCGEINDVLKIFPEPNMRPRLSWNVLISVFARHGFFQKARDTFHDMVKQGSKPDHVTFVSLLSACSHGGLVDEGLRYFSSMTSEFGVPAGIEHCVCVVDLLGRSGRFPEAIAFIKEMPVPPNDFVWRSLLAACRMHGNTELGKVAAENLLKSNPSDDSAYVLYSNICATSGRWQDVQNVRAEMESHKVKKQLACSWVKLKNQICTFGIGDLSHPESEQIYRKLTELRKKIQEAGYIADTSFALHDTDEEQKEHNLWMHSERLALAYGLISTLEGSTLRIFKNLRVCGDCHSVFKFVSSIVRREIILRDPYRFHHFSGGQCSCGDYW